The Fibrobacter sp. genomic sequence GAGGAGTCGCTTGGCAGAATTGAAAATATCAACGAGCTTTCCTCTGCTCTGGCTGCCTGGTCAAATGAGAATCCCGGCAGGAATCTGGCCGATTTTCTGGAAGAGGTTTCTCTGATCAGTGATGTTGATTCCTGGGAGCGCAGGGATGATGCTGTCAATCTTATGACACTTCACTGCGCAAAGGGCCTGGAATTCAAATATGTATTTCTGGTGGGTCTTGAGGATGGCATTATTCCCTCCAGGCAGAATCTTGACGATGAGGTCAAGATGGAGGAGGAGCGGAGGCTTCTGTACGTTGGGGCCACCAGGGCGATGGAGAAACTGGAGTGTTCCCATGTGGATCAGAGGTGGCGCTTTGGTGACCTGTTACGAAGCTCGCCATCGCGTTTTCTCAGTTCGATTCCGGAAAATCAGTATCAGTTCAGGGATGAAAGTACGAATTTCGGGCTGCAGCCCTCCCAGAACAGAACCATATCAAAACCGGTACAGATGGTGACCCGCAAGCCCGAACCGGTGAAGAGGCCCGTATTTGATGAGTTCTCGCAAGAGACAGTAGAATTCCGCATGGGACAGCATGTAAAGCATAAAATCTATGGGCGGGGGAAGATTCTGGGTATAAGTGGTTTTGGTGATGATATGAAACTTACAGTTTTATTCAACGATGGTGCCAGAAGGAAACTTATGGCCAAGTTTGCCAATTTCGAATCAGTCTGAAAGGGGCTTATATGATAGATCGCGATACAGTCCTTCATATCGCAAAGCTGGCGAGATTAAGTTTGACAGAGCAGGAAGTGGAGAAAATCACTGTTCAGTTAGGGTCTACTCTGGAATATATTGACCAATTAAACAGGGCAGACACCAGCAATGTTGAACCTACCTGTTTTATAGCTCCTCTTCACGATCCTCTCAGAGATGACACCCTGAAACCATCATTGACTCAGGAAGAGGTCTTGCAGAACGGACCCAGTGTCAAAAAGGGCTTTTTTGCTATTCCCAAGGTAATTGGCGGCTGAAGACTATGTCACATGATATCGTTTGCGTAATTCCTGCCAGGTACGGCTCGACCAGGCTTCCAGGCAAACCTCTCTGTGAAATCAACGGGTTACCGCTTGTTATGTGGGTGTACAACAGTGCCATGAAGGCGGGGGTTTTTGACCGGGTTATCGTGGCTACCGATGATCAGCGGATAGGGGATGCGGTCAAAAAGCATGGGGGAGAATACGTGATGACTGCTTCGGACCATGCAAGGGGTACAGACCGTGTTTACGAGGCTGTCGGCGGTCTGAAATGCACTCATATCGTGAATCTTCAGGGTGATGAGCCGCTGGTGCCAGCTTTTGTTCTTGAGAAATTTGTTTGCGAGCTGAAAAAAATTGATCACAATTCCTTGCTTACCATTGCCTCTGATGCTACAATGAATGAAAGGGACAATCCCAATGTAGTCAAGGTAGTTCTTAATCAGGAAGGAGATGCTCTGTATTTTTCCCGTTCCCCCATACCTTATGACTGCAAGGGGGAAGGTACTTTTCTGAAGCACAAAGGAATCTACGGATTTACTTTGGAGAGTCTGCGCAGGTATTGCGGATTTCCTCAGGGAGAACTTGAAAAGCGGGAAAGTCTTGAGCAGTTAAGAGCTCTTGAGTACGGGATGAAGATCCGCTGTCTTGTGTGCAATTTCGAATCCATCGGGATCGATACTGCCGAAGATCTGCAGCGGTTTCGTTTACAAGTAGCAACGAGATCTTATGGAGAGCAACCGGAAGCAGATTCTTATAGTAGATGATGAAGCGTCTATATGTGAGATACTGGCTCAATTTCTGCGAAAAAAAGGTTACGAGGTATTTACAGCAGGAAGTGGCGAATCAGCTCTTGATATCCTGAGCAATGAATCGATTGACCTGGTCGTGACTGATATTAAGATGCCGGGTATTTCAGGAGTGGACCTCCTTAAGTACATAAATGAAAACCAGCAGACTATCCCGGTTCTGATAACAACCGGATTTCCAACTCTCGATACCGCCATCGAAGCCCTGAAATTAGGTGCCTACGATTATCTGACAAAGCCTTTTCATCTGGAGGAGATAGCTGAAAAGGTCAAGCGTGCGATTATAAGCAAGCAGCTTGAGGAGGAAAACCTCCTTTTCTCAAAGCTGGTTTCACTCCATGAAGTTACAAAAATACTGGCCTCCACACTCGAAATCATTGATCTTAACCACAAATTTCTTGATTATTCCATAAAAATGTCAAAAGCAGATTGTGGGGCACTTCTTTTTTCCGACAGTTCTGGAAAGATGATAATTTCGGAAATTGCCGGAGAGGGATTTGATAAATCATACTGGATGGGGCAGCCGTTTGTGATGGCTTCAAAGTGGGTAGCTTCAAATGAAGAACCGCTTTTGCTGGAATCCGGAATGCATTCCCTTCCCTCAGGACTCATTCCCATTCCCTCTCAACTGCAATCGTTTATTTCGTTTCCCCTCAAGACTCCTTCACGGACTATCGGTGTTTTGAATCTGGCAAGACTTGCCGGGCGGGGTTCATTTTCCAATCTTGACCTTGAGATAATCAATGTGCTGGCATCGCAGGCAAGCATTTCGATAGAGAACGTAAGGCTTTACCAGAATATAAGGGACAATTATCTGAAAACGATAAGGGCGTTTGCTCTTGCTGTGGAGGCAAAGGATGAGTACACTCACGGGCACTCTGAAAATGTGATGAAGTATACAGTGGTGCTCGCAAAGACGCTCGGTCTTTCGGATGCGGATATTGAACTGGTAAAGTATGCCGGATTGCTTCATGATATAGGAAAGATCGGTATCAGTGAGTGTATTCTCAATAAGCCGGGAAGGTTGACACCTCAGGAGTTTGAGGAGATCAAAAAACATCCGGAACTGGGAGTACGCATTATTTCCGATGTCCCTTTTCTGAAGTCTCTGGTTCCGCTTGTTCTCCATCACCATGAATTTTATGCCGGAGGCGGCTATCCTACAGGTATAGCAGGTGAGGATATTCCTTTTGGTGCGCGTATTCTCAGTGTGTCGGATGCGTATGAGGCAATGACTTCGGATCGTCCTTATCGAAAATCACTGCCCCAGGAAGTAGCATTCAGTATATTGGAAAAAGAAAAAGGAAAACAGTTTGATCCCATGATAGTTGATGCTTTTCTGGAGATTATGCGTCCAAACGGTAAATAACCGAAAGGAATCCTGTGGCATGCAAGGAGAAGAATTCTGTTTCCGGAAAACCATCAGGGGGTGCAAACTGTATCTCCAATAAAGCTGTTGGTCTGCTTCGGAAGCCTTTTTTTATCACTTTTTTCTGGATTTCCGGAGTGTGCTTCTGGATTGTTTTGTGGATCGCCGGCTTTCGGGACGAAAACAGAGTACTACTGGAAATCAAAGAATCTCATTTAATTGCCGGAGTTGCACCAGACCAGGGTGAAAATTGTATCGATATAAACACTTCAGGAATACAGAATCTGGTCCTTTTACCTGGAATCGGACCTGCCCTGGCAGATAGAATTGTCAAGTTCAGGGAGGAGAATGGGCTTTTTAGAAGGGTCTCTGATCTTGGGATGGTGAAGGGAATCGGCCCGGAGAAGCTTAAGAGGATTGAAAACAGGGTTTGTTTTTAGCTGTCTGAAAAATGATATTTAAGTAAAAGATAACTACTCAGGTCTTCTGCTTGTTTAAGTTTGCCGAAGCATGAATGGTTACGGATAATTAAGCCAAGCAGGTCTTTTTCTCGGAAAATATGAAGAAATCTCCCAGATATATAAGCGGGCTGGACATTCAGAATGACTATATAAGTGTCACCCAGTACTCTTTTGAGCAGGATGCAGTGCTTCTCATTGCGATTCAGCCGGTTTCAACTGTTGAAAACATTGATCAACTGCAAAATACTGAAAACAAGCTTAAGGAGCTCAGGGGAAAGTTCAAGTTCCACAGCCCTGATGTGGTCTGTTCGATTGCTTCAGATTGCGCAGTCATCAAGCATATCAGTTGTGACAGGGATGAGCCTGACCTGAAGGGTATGGTTAAGTGGGAACTCAGTCAGCAATTGATAAGTCAAGTTGACCAATATGTATTTGATTTTCAGGAATTACTTTCTTCCAATGGCAATTCGAGAGATGTCCTGGCAGTTGCATTCCACTCTGAGAGTGTCAAAAACCTCACTTCGATGCTGAAAAAACTCAAGCTGAATCCTCTCGTTATGGATCTTGATATCTTCGCGTTGATAAACGTACATGAGGCCAATTACAAAGAGAATATCCCTTTCAATACTATTATCGTTCATGGTGAGAGCGAAAAGACAAAGATGGTTCTGACAAAAAACGGGGTATTTCTGGACAATGATTCTTTTGAATACAACTATGAAGCAATCGATCCGGTTTCATATTTCCAGCGACTGCAGGGAGAGATCAGCAGATTTGCGGGTTTATCAGGTATAAATGCAGGAGATGGATCTCTGCGGATACTTTTTACCGGTTCTCTCTTTTGTCAGGAAGAATTCAGAGATGCTGCCGGGGGGTTTATGGGAAATGGTGAAATTTTGAATCCATTCCGAAAAGTCAATTGCTTGGCCGGGGTCGATGAAGAGAATCTTGCAAAGTACTCTCCTCAACTTGCTGTTGCTGTAGGCCTGGCACTTCGCGGGGGCAATTAGTTCATGATAAGAATAAATTTACTCAACGACTCCAGGCTTAATAAAGATAAGAAGAAGATATCTCCAGTGATACCTGTTGGTGCTGCCGGATTGATTATTGTCATCGGTGTGATCTCAGCGATACTTTTCACACGAAAGCCGGAAGCTCCTAAAGAAGTTTTGACTGAAAACAAAGGCATCGAAGTTACAGATTTCAAACCTTCAACACATGCCAGATCTGCAATTGTTGAGGATGTTGTCCGGGAACTGAGTCATTCAGAATCGCAAGAGTCCAGAAAAGGAGTGCTTGACATCCCTTACCAGGAGATGTCTGTTATCGAGAGAATCAACTATGAGGTACTCTTTGGGAAAAAAGTCTTTGAGGTACTAAGCAGGGCGGTTCCCGACGGGATCGGGTTAAAGACCCTTGAGATTGAGAATTTCCAGACTGTCTATGCTCTCGGCATAAGCTCTCAGCGGGATGAGATCACTCAGACTTTCAGTGCTTTCCGTCAGGAGCGTATGGAACTGCTTCCAAAGCCGCATTCCTATATTACATCAAATCCTCAGAACGGGTACAGATTTGTCGTTACCTGTAAAGCAGAGCTTGGATTGGACCTCTCTGATCCTTTTCAGGCAACAGATCAGCTTCCGCCAAGAGCCGATCTGCCGGTTCTGCTCAAGACTATAACCGATCTGGCATCACAGGTTGATGTCAAGTTCAAGGCTGATCCGGTGCAGGTTTCCGCAGAACGGGCAGGAGCTTACAGACGTTTTGTTTACCGATACACCGGTACCAGCACGTATAAAGATTTTGTGCGGCTGGTCCTGCGTTTACATCAGGACAGAGTACCCTGCGCATTCAAAAAAGTCACAATCAAGGCCAGAACCGAGACGGTAACCGATGTCAGTGCGGAAATACTGCTGACTCTCAAAGACTAACATGAGACTGAGGATAATCTCCGGGAAACTGAGAGGCCGGTTCCTGGTACTTCCCGACAAAGGCAAAGCTTTTCGTCCTACACTTGAGCGTACACGCGAATCTGTTGCTGAAATAATCAAAGCGTATCTTCCCGATGCTGTTGCTGCTGATCTTTGTGCAGGCAGCGGAGCATTTGGTTTTGAGATGTTAAGCAGGGGATGCAGCAGAGTTGACTTTGTAGAAAAAGATTCCCGCAGAGCGGCTGATATAGCCAAAAATGCTGAGAATCTCGGTGTCAAGGAATTCTGCCGTATATACAATCAGGATGTAAGGACATTTATTAAGAACACAAGTAACCGATACGATGTGATCTTCTATGATCCTCCTTACCAGAGAGATGATCTTGCAGCGCTGGTTCCGGAGATAACCGGCCTTCTTTGCGATGACGGGATTCTTGTTTACGAGAGGAGCAGGGATGGTAAGGGGGGGCCGATGGAGCCGTTTGATAGAAGAGAGTTCGGTGACACGGTTGTGGAGTTTTTCAGGAAAACGGATTTCGGCGGCATTAATACCGCCTATAGCCAGATTGAGCCAGGTTAACCGGGCTTCCTTCATCAATACTCCAGCAGGTAGGATGCTTCTTCTATCGCCAGTTTTTCTCCGGGTATTCTCAATGATGTCTTCTCACCGGTTCTCCACAGTACCTCCAGTTCCCATTCATCGCTGTCCTGAAGAACCTCTACTGGTACGCTGAAAAAGTTCTCTGCCTCGGTTGCCCAGTGAAGGCTCTGCCAATCTCCGTTGTTTGATTTTCTGGCTCTCATTTCTAAAACTGCACCAGGACCATTGCGAACCTGAACCAGTGACCACCATTTCCCGCTTCCTGCTTTAACGAACAGTAATGGCTGCCCGTCAGATACTCCCTGGGCCTCATCACAATTGACCCATTCCCATTCTCCTGAATACCTTCCCGGCTGATCTCCCATTATTTCTCCGGCGGGAGCCCCGCCAAGATCGATCCCACAGTTGTCATCGGGACATTTGTCCATGATTCGGACGATTGTGCTGCGGATCTCTCCCTCTCTGGTACGTACGCTCACCTGTGCACAAGCCCCGCAGATCTGTCCTCCCTGCCACTGTCCTTTGAGATCACCAGGAAACTGGTGCACATTTATTGCGGCATAATAGCGGATTCCTGTTGATCCGTAATTGCAGGCTCCGCCCTGAGAGGCTTCCGGATCACTTACTGCCCCGTAGGTGGTCACATCGCCCATTCCACCATTATTTGAAAAGACCGGGATTCCAGGGGTTGCATATCCCGTGCCCGCAGGCATCAGCTTTACTTTTATATCACTCTGTATCGCAGAGGTAATTGCCATCCTGAGAGTTTGTATCCCTTCAGCGGAGAATACAAGTATGTCTCTGAATTCCTCAGCCTGAGATTTTTTCATAGAAATCTCATCTTTACCACTAATAAAATCTGGTTTTCCATAAAAAACACCATTTGAGCATACCATGTACCTTATAACTGTTTTATTCTCCCGGTAATTTACTACTGCCAAATACACCCCGGAAGGCATTGAAGCCAGAGGGAGCCTGAGTTTCTGACCTTTATTAACACCTGAAACTACGGATGAACTGTAAACTTTTCTTCCTTCAGAATTATAGATCATTACTTTAGCATCGTGACCTGTTTTAAGGTCAAATTTCAGCACTGTCCCATCCGTTGTGATAAACGGCACGTTTCCAATTCTCTTATCGGGTAATGAGATGTGCGTTTCACTGGTCAGTTCGAATCTCCCGGATCGATCGGTGAAAGTGCTTAATGAGTCTCTTTTATAAAGAGACACTCTGGCTTCGGATATGGGCTGATCGAGTTCATCCAGTACGATTCCGGAAAGATGGATTTCGTTGCTGTTTGTGATCCGGTAAAGGCACATGAAAGGAAGCATCAGCAGGAACAGTCTGGATGCATTTTCTTTTGATAATTTATTCCGGTTCAGACTGGAATTCCACAAGATGGCAGTCAATGTTTCCATTTTGGTCTGCATTGTTAAAATTGTAAATTAAAATAGTGCATGTGCTTATTTAGTGTCAATTTTAAGTCTGTTGTTGTGACTGGTCACTTTTATGATGAATAATATCTCGATTTTTTTGTCGAGACTTCAAGTGGCAATCTTTAATACCAGAAAATTCAAACACAAATGCAAAAAATGGAGAACTACAGAGTTCACAAGAGATTTGTACAAAACAAATTTTATTCAAAACTCATTCTTCAATGTTGAATTAAGATAAAGAAAGTTACATTCATCTTCTGTTAAATTCTGAACAGTTGCTGAATATGAGCTTTACAGGAGTTTAGTAGTGATATACTAGTTTCTACTGAAATAGCTGCCCAATTACTTTTGTTCACGAAAAAATGTACAATTAATTACAAATAATTGTGGTACCAGTGTCAGACAGAAAAAGGAGCATCTTATGAAATACACAATATTAACCCTTACCCTTCTACTAAGTATCACCATCACCTGGAGTGCTGAATACTACATTGCCAGCGGTACAACACCTGTGTTCACCCTTGCACCTGGCAAAAAAAGCGGTACACTGCCGGTTCGAATGGTGCAGAGCTTTGAACACAGAAAGCTCTCGATCAGTGCTGCAAAAGGAAGTGTAAACATCACTCTGCCTTTCGAAAAAAGAATGGGCAGTTCAGAAATATCCTTTTACAACATGACAGGGAAACTTGTGTACCGTAAAACCGATTACAGAGAATCTTCATTCTCTCTCCCGACTGCCCGTTTTGCAAACGGGATCTACTTTGTGAGGGTTTTGGTAGCCGGTAAAAGTTACTCACATCGCTTTGTGGTTACACAGTGAGGAGAGAAAATGATGAGAAACATAATAATAAAAAGGTCTTCGGTGATCCTGGTTTTGATTCTTTCTGCCTCTGTATCTGCCCGGTATCTGGGGGTTACAGGTGTTTCTGTTGACAGTGTGTGGAACAGTGACAGCTCATGGAACGATGGCAATGGTGATCCGCAAAAGAGGGAGAGCCGTGACTGTATTATCAGTTTTTCTCTTCAGGGCATTGGTATGGCAAGGATCTCTGTCGGTATATCCATCGATAGTGGAGAAACATGGACAAATGATTCCAATCTGCTGGTTGTTCAGGAAGATGCACTTGAAAAGCTGTTTGTGACTGATAAGCGCCATTCAATTAAAGTACGGGTACCTGGGGCAAACCGGGATAATGTGGCATTCAGGGTGACCGCAAGACAGGTAAAACCGGATATACAGGGTCACAGTGAGGTCGTAAACAAAAAACCTGGTGAAAACATCGAGATACCGTTTAATCTCAGGATAAACAATGAATTGTCAAATGAGGGATATGTGCCTGTTCAGAAGATTTACTGGGATGTATACGGGGACAGCATTGTAAACGATTCCACTTCAGGAGAAAATATACTTTCCTGGACATGGAAAGCACAGGTTCCACAGGGTGATTATTGGCAGAGAGAAAAAATCGTTGCATGGGCCCTGGATAGCTATGGTTTTATATGTGATCCTGAGACACTGAAAGTTATATTCGCTCCGCCGATAATCTATGATGAACCAATTACAGACCCCGATGGAAATGTTTACAGAACCATAAAGATTGGAAACCAGGTATGGACAGTGGAGAACTGGCGTTCGACAAAGTATGCTGACGGGACACCCATACCTCATGTGACTGGAAGCAGTGAATGGAAGGGTTTGTCAACTCCGGCTTACTGTTTCTACGAAAATACCACCGATGAAGACAGTATGGTGCTTTTCGGGGCATTGTATAACTGGTATGTGGTAAACCCTTCCAACCCGAAAAGCATAGCACCATCAGGATGGAGAGTACCATCGGATGAAGACTGGGCTGAGCTTGAAGAGTATCTTGGTGCGAATGGTTACAACTGGGTTGACACAGCTACGGGGAATCAGGTTGCCAAGGCTTTGGCTTCTGATGCAGGAGAGTGGTATGAAACTATATGGGATCCATTAAAGGCATATGAGATACCAGGAATAATAGGATATGATCTGGGCGCAAATAACAGCAGTGGTTTCTCTGCTGTGCCCGCTGGTTTACGTAATAACTTTGGTACTTTTGTCAACGTTGGCATTCTCTGTTACTGGTGGTCATCAACAGAGGAAAGAAATACTGCATACGCTCGTCACCTGACCTACAACATGGCTATGGTGTACAGGAGCAGCTATGGTAAGAAGGACGGTTATTCTGTGCGGTTGGTAAGGGATGCTGAGTGATAGCTCCGGTGACACGGTGAATCTGCCGGCCGTAGGACGTTCCAACCGGAACGGATCGCTATGTGGGGGAAATAGCAGTCCCCACCCGGAACCTGAAAGAAAGAAGTTTCCCTGAAGTAATTACTCACAGATAAGAGAAATATTTCCTCGCAGATCCGTCAAAATGACAAACTAGTCTATTTCTCATATTGAAGTATTGTTGAAATAACGAATAGACAGTATTAAAACCTCGTTGAATTCAGACCGATTCCCAATGGAAATAATTATTTTATCCCCAGAGATTCGTGAGAATCATTACACTGCATTTTGATCTAAGCAAAGGCCTTGTATGAAAGTAGCAATGTATCCCGGGACATTTGATCCAATCACCTACGGGCATATCGATATTGCGGTAAGGGCGCTGAATATTTTCCCAAAGGTGATAGCTGTTGTTGCCGAAAATCCTGGAAAAAGCCCGCTTTTTTCTGTCGATGAAAGGCTTGCGATGGTCAAAGAGGCTTTCAAGGATATTACCGGGATAGAGGTGGTTAAATACTCCGGCCTGATAGTGAACTGTTTGCAAGAGTATGGCGCATCGGTGCTTATCCGGGGGCTGCGGGCGCTTTCCGATTTCGATTACGAATTCCAGATGGCATTTACAAACAGAAGCCTTCGCACCTCATCGGAAACAGTGTTTCTCATGCCCAGCGCAGAATACATATATCTTAATTCCACAATGGTAAAGCAGATTGCCCGATTAAAGGGCGATGTAACGCCTTTTGTACCCGGATTTGTGAAGCAGAAGCTTATCGAAAAGTTCAACACTATAAACTGATTGGAATCCACATTTAAGATGATGTCTTATGGAGTTCCAGGGATTCCCCGCGGCATCAAAACTCTTGTCATTGCCACTCTGGTGGTTTACTTTTTTAAGATCCTTCCCGGCGCAGGTGCTTTTATTACCTCCTGGGGGGCACTTGTCCCTTATCTGACTTTCATTCAGGGCCAGATCTGGCGTGCTGTTACCTACATGTTTCTTCATGGATCGCCTTTTCATATTCTCTTCAACATGCTGATGCTCTGGATGTTCGGGGTGGAGATAGAGAATATGTGGGGCACCCGCCGTTTTGTTGCTTTCTACCTTATTTGCGGTGCAGGTTCAGCGATGTTCAGCATTCTGAACCTCTTTAACAGTGAACTCAGCCTGATTCCAGTTATCGGGGCATCAGGAGCGGTACTTGGTGTCCTGACAATTTACGCCTACTATTTTCCTCATCGCCAGGTGCTTCTGTTCTTCGTCCTTCCGGTAAATATCAGGATAATAGTAATCGGCTACGCACTTTATTCTCTTTTTGGCTCCATCGCTCCAAGGGGCGTGATCTCCCATCTGACACATCTTGGAGGAATAGTTGTGGCACTGCTTTATTTGAAATTGTATCCTTTAATTTCTGAGTGGTACCGGCAGTTCAGGGTGGATGCATCTGAGAGGCAGATGCGCAAAGAGGCCGAGAGGAGGGCTAGAGGGCAAGGTACTTTGAGCAGAAAGTGGATCCTATTCTGGAGAAAATTTCAAAAGAGGGGATGGAGGCTCTTACTGCCGCGGAGAAAAAGATACTCAAAGAGGCGGCAAAAATTGACAAAGCGCAACTGAAGAAAGACAAGATTATTCCATTTGATCCGTTCAGATAAATAGATGAGTAATGTGAAAGAGTTCCCTGAATTTGACGATGCAGAGCTGCAGGAACTCAATAAATCTGTTCTCCTTGAGAAATACAAGGATGCTATGGAGCAGAACATAGCCCTTCATCAGGAAAACAGAAATCTTCAGAAAACCCTTCAGGAACGTAACCGGGAGATCAAGCAGTTAACCTATAATTTTGACCGGATCCGTCTTGACCTGGAAGACGAGATGGAGAAAGCGAAGCGGATCCAGGAGGGGCTTTTGCCCAGGGAATTGCCCCGGATGGTGAATGTCAAGTCTGCTTCTGTGTATATTCCCGCAGGTAAAGTCGGTGGTGATCTCTACGATATCATAATTACTCCGCGTCAGAAAATCGCGGTGCTGATTTTCGATGTGTCGGGGCAGGGAATACCTGCCGCACTTATCGGGGCGATGGCAAAGATGCTTTTTGCCCATTATATCGAAAAACTTCTCTCACCGGCGGAAATTTTCACCGAAGTCAACAAGCATCTCTGCAGATTTATCAAAACCGAACAGTACCTTACGGCCTTTCTTGGAATAATCGATCCCATAAAGAACACTATGGAGTATTCCCGTGCCGGTCATGTGCCTCCACTGGTTTATAAAAGTAAAACCGGCGATCTCTCCAGGCTGGATGCCAAGGGTTTTTTTATCGGACACACAGCACTTCAGGATATAGCGGAGTACTCCAATCAGACCGTGTCTCTGGATGCGGGTGACAAGATACTTTTCTATACCGATGGGCTGACTGAGGGGTGCAGTTCCGAGGGAAAGCTCTATGGTCTGGAACGGCTCAAAACAGTTTTCAAAAAATGTAGTTCCCTTGAACTGGAACCGCTTCTTGACTGCATTGTAAAGGATCAGGAGGAGTTCCGGGATAACACTCCGCTGAGAGATGATTTCACTCTTCTGGGCATAGAGATCGGAGATTCTGACTTTCTGCTTGCGGACTCCGGTTTTCAGCGCAGTGATGAGCCCAATATACTTGTGATCAACACTCTGTCAGAGATCGAGGATTCCTGCGCGGTGATTCTGAAGGAGATGGACCGATGCGGGTATAACGATAAAAGCATAAGGCAGTTTAAAATCTGTATCTTTGAAATGCTGACAAATGCTATCCTGCATGGAAACAGGGGGGATCCCAACAAGAAAGTTATTATCTTTTATCAGATTAATACTTTTGCCGCTGCAATCAGCGTTATTGACGAAGGAGAAGGGTATGACCCTTCATCGCTGCCCGATCCTCTACTGCCGGAAAACAGGATGAAGGACCATGGCAGGGGAGTATTTCTCATAAAGCACTACCTCGATCAGGTGGAGTTCAATGCAAGAGGCAACAGAATTCTTGGCCGTAAATTTCACACCGGGAGATGAAAATGCAGATCTCCAGCAGTAATAAGGGAAATGTAAGAGTTATCACGATGGTGGGCCAGTTCTGGCAGAAAGAGGACCTGAAGGCCTTTGAGTCTGCTGTTGAGGACTCGATCAGAGAGGGAATCTTTAATGCCGTTATC encodes the following:
- a CDS encoding ATP-binding domain-containing protein; the protein is CDLSLLGSRYQKGFSDLRSLYELLREKKSDSPHEILNSVLQLSGYMDMLSSEESEESLGRIENINELSSALAAWSNENPGRNLADFLEEVSLISDVDSWERRDDAVNLMTLHCAKGLEFKYVFLVGLEDGIIPSRQNLDDEVKMEEERRLLYVGATRAMEKLECSHVDQRWRFGDLLRSSPSRFLSSIPENQYQFRDESTNFGLQPSQNRTISKPVQMVTRKPEPVKRPVFDEFSQETVEFRMGQHVKHKIYGRGKILGISGFGDDMKLTVLFNDGARRKLMAKFANFESV
- the gatC gene encoding Asp-tRNA(Asn)/Glu-tRNA(Gln) amidotransferase subunit GatC, whose product is MIDRDTVLHIAKLARLSLTEQEVEKITVQLGSTLEYIDQLNRADTSNVEPTCFIAPLHDPLRDDTLKPSLTQEEVLQNGPSVKKGFFAIPKVIGG
- the kdsB gene encoding 3-deoxy-manno-octulosonate cytidylyltransferase codes for the protein MSHDIVCVIPARYGSTRLPGKPLCEINGLPLVMWVYNSAMKAGVFDRVIVATDDQRIGDAVKKHGGEYVMTASDHARGTDRVYEAVGGLKCTHIVNLQGDEPLVPAFVLEKFVCELKKIDHNSLLTIASDATMNERDNPNVVKVVLNQEGDALYFSRSPIPYDCKGEGTFLKHKGIYGFTLESLRRYCGFPQGELEKRESLEQLRALEYGMKIRCLVCNFESIGIDTAEDLQRFRLQVATRSYGEQPEADSYSR
- a CDS encoding response regulator, which produces MESNRKQILIVDDEASICEILAQFLRKKGYEVFTAGSGESALDILSNESIDLVVTDIKMPGISGVDLLKYINENQQTIPVLITTGFPTLDTAIEALKLGAYDYLTKPFHLEEIAEKVKRAIISKQLEEENLLFSKLVSLHEVTKILASTLEIIDLNHKFLDYSIKMSKADCGALLFSDSSGKMIISEIAGEGFDKSYWMGQPFVMASKWVASNEEPLLLESGMHSLPSGLIPIPSQLQSFISFPLKTPSRTIGVLNLARLAGRGSFSNLDLEIINVLASQASISIENVRLYQNIRDNYLKTIRAFALAVEAKDEYTHGHSENVMKYTVVLAKTLGLSDADIELVKYAGLLHDIGKIGISECILNKPGRLTPQEFEEIKKHPELGVRIISDVPFLKSLVPLVLHHHEFYAGGGYPTGIAGEDIPFGARILSVSDAYEAMTSDRPYRKSLPQEVAFSILEKEKGKQFDPMIVDAFLEIMRPNGK
- a CDS encoding helix-hairpin-helix domain-containing protein encodes the protein MTERNPVACKEKNSVSGKPSGGANCISNKAVGLLRKPFFITFFWISGVCFWIVLWIAGFRDENRVLLEIKESHLIAGVAPDQGENCIDINTSGIQNLVLLPGIGPALADRIVKFREENGLFRRVSDLGMVKGIGPEKLKRIENRVCF
- a CDS encoding pilus assembly protein PilM; its protein translation is MKKSPRYISGLDIQNDYISVTQYSFEQDAVLLIAIQPVSTVENIDQLQNTENKLKELRGKFKFHSPDVVCSIASDCAVIKHISCDRDEPDLKGMVKWELSQQLISQVDQYVFDFQELLSSNGNSRDVLAVAFHSESVKNLTSMLKKLKLNPLVMDLDIFALINVHEANYKENIPFNTIIVHGESEKTKMVLTKNGVFLDNDSFEYNYEAIDPVSYFQRLQGEISRFAGLSGINAGDGSLRILFTGSLFCQEEFRDAAGGFMGNGEILNPFRKVNCLAGVDEENLAKYSPQLAVAVGLALRGGN
- a CDS encoding methyltransferase, producing MRLRIISGKLRGRFLVLPDKGKAFRPTLERTRESVAEIIKAYLPDAVAADLCAGSGAFGFEMLSRGCSRVDFVEKDSRRAADIAKNAENLGVKEFCRIYNQDVRTFIKNTSNRYDVIFYDPPYQRDDLAALVPEITGLLCDDGILVYERSRDGKGGPMEPFDRREFGDTVVEFFRKTDFGGINTAYSQIEPG
- a CDS encoding T9SS type A sorting domain-containing protein; translated protein: MKYTILTLTLLLSITITWSAEYYIASGTTPVFTLAPGKKSGTLPVRMVQSFEHRKLSISAAKGSVNITLPFEKRMGSSEISFYNMTGKLVYRKTDYRESSFSLPTARFANGIYFVRVLVAGKSYSHRFVVTQ
- the coaD gene encoding pantetheine-phosphate adenylyltransferase, giving the protein MKVAMYPGTFDPITYGHIDIAVRALNIFPKVIAVVAENPGKSPLFSVDERLAMVKEAFKDITGIEVVKYSGLIVNCLQEYGASVLIRGLRALSDFDYEFQMAFTNRSLRTSSETVFLMPSAEYIYLNSTMVKQIARLKGDVTPFVPGFVKQKLIEKFNTIN
- a CDS encoding rhomboid family intramembrane serine protease, producing MMSYGVPGIPRGIKTLVIATLVVYFFKILPGAGAFITSWGALVPYLTFIQGQIWRAVTYMFLHGSPFHILFNMLMLWMFGVEIENMWGTRRFVAFYLICGAGSAMFSILNLFNSELSLIPVIGASGAVLGVLTIYAYYFPHRQVLLFFVLPVNIRIIVIGYALYSLFGSIAPRGVISHLTHLGGIVVALLYLKLYPLISEWYRQFRVDASERQMRKEAERRARGQGTLSRKWILFWRKFQKRGWRLLLPRRKRYSKRRQKLTKRN